The nucleotide sequence ACAATGCCGGGCACCGCTGGCAATATCGACGCCAAGATTGGCAACGAGGCGGATCGCAAGGGCTACGGCCAGATCACCGAGGCCGGGCAAGCGCCGCTATCCGTCGCGGCGGGCTACCTGATCCGCCATCTCGCCACAGGGCGCGACCTGCCGCCTGCGGCCTCTAACGTGATGAATCTTTGGAAGGATTTTATCGAAGGCGCGGCCGGTGGCACGCTGGACAACCTGCAGGATGTGCTGTCCGATCAGGCTCAATTCGCGAAATTCGCGCGCCAGATCATTGATGATCTTGGTTATGGCGACCAGCTGGGCGACGACCCTGACGACATCAACGAAGATCAGGAAGACGAGGCCAGCCAGGACGAAGATCAGGCCGACCAAGACGACGAGGCCAACCCTGACAAGGAAGACAATTCCGAAGATGCAGATGCGTCTGGCGAGCAGTCGCAGGAGGAACAGAAAGACGCTTCCCAAGCAACGGTGCAGCTGGATGACATGGCCGACGCCGAAATGGGCGACGAGGCCGAGATGCCCGAGGGCGAGGCCCCAATGGACCCGCCCCCGCCTGCGCCGCATTCGGAGGCGGATGAGAATTACATCGTCTACTCGACCGAGTTTGATGAAGAAATCAAAGCCGAAGACCTTGCCGAACCGGCAGAGTTGGAACGCCTGCGCGCCTACCTTGACCAGCAGCTGGAACCGCTCAAGGGCGCGGTATCGCGTCTGGCCAACAAATTGCAACGCCGCCTTCAGGCCCAGCAGAACCGATCCTGGGAATTCGACCTTGAGGAAGGCATTCTGGATGCAGGCCGCCTCGCCCGTGTGATCGTCAGCCCAACCACGCCGCTGTCGTTCAAGGTCGAGAAAGACACCGAATTCCGCGACACCTGCGTGACGCTGCTTTTGGACAATTCCGGCTCCATGCGGGGGCGCCCGATCTCTATTGCCGCGATCTGCGCCGACGTTCTGGCGCGCACGTTAGAGCGGTGCCAAGTCAAAACCGAAATTTTGGGCTTCACCACCCGCGCGTGGAAAGGTGGCCAAAGCCGGGAAAACTGGCTGAACGACGGCCGCCCGCAGGCACCGGGCCGTCTGAATGACCTGCGCCACATCATCTACAAATCCGCCGACGCCCCGTGGCGTCGCGCGCGCCCAAATCTGGGTCTGATGATGAAAGAGGGCTTGTTAAAAGAGAACATTGACGGCGAGGCGCTGGAATGGGCCCATCGCCGCATGGTGGGCCGTCCCGAGAGCCGCAAGATCCTGATGGTGATCTCTGACGGTGCACCTGTGGACGATTCAACTTTGTCCGTTAACCCCGCAAATTATCTGGAAAAACACCTGCGCGATGTGATCGCGATGGTTGAGAAACGCAAAGCGGTCGAATTGATCGCGGTGGGCATCGGGCATGACGTGACCCGCTATTATGACCGTGCGGTGACAATTACAGATGTCGAACAATTGGCCGGCGCGATGACTGAACAGCTGGCCGCGCTCTTTGACAGCGACCCAAGGGCCCGCGCGCGGGTGATGGGCATGAAACGGGCCAGCTGATGTTCCAGACCTTCCAAGCCACGACCTCCCCCGAGCAAGGCCCACCCCGTTTGAAAGCCTTGCGAGAAGCGCTTGAAAAGGAAGGATTTGACGCCTTCATCGTCCCGCGCGCCGACGCCCATCAAGGCGAATATGTCGCCGACCGGGACGCGCGTTTGAGCTGGCTAACGGGATTTACGGGTTCAGCCGGTTTCTGCATTGTTCTTCAAGATATTGCAGGCGTTTTCGTAGACGGCCGATACCGCGTGCAGGTGAAGGAACAAGTCGACACGTCGTACTTCACCCCCGTGCACTGGCCCGAAACCAAGCCTGAAGACTGGCTGAAGGAGAAGCTCACATCCGGCAAGGTCGCGTTCGATCCTTGGCTATTTACCAAGCTGCAAATTGACGAAATCACGGAAGGCCTGAAAGGCACCGATATCACGCTGGTCCCCTCAGCCAACTTCGTCGACGCGATTTGGGAAGACCAGCCCGCCGCCCCCGCGGGAAAGGTTGAGGCCTACCCGATTGAGCTCAGCGGCAAGCGGTCGCCTGACAAGCGACAAGAGATCGCGGAGAAACTGCGCGACAAGGGCCACACGGCCGCCATCCTGACATTGCCGGATTCAATTTGCTGGCTGTTGAACATCCGCGGCACAGACATTCCGCGCATCCCCATCGTGCAGTGCTTCGCGGTGATCCATGCTGACGCCCGCGTCGATCTGTTCATCGACCAGACCCGCGTCGATCATTTGGGACCTGACCCAGCCATCACCGTGAAACCGCCAGACAGCTTTGCGGACGCAATCGCGCAGCTCGATGGCCCTGTGCGTGTGGGCGCGGGCAGCGCACCCTTGGCGGTTTCGCAAATCTTGCAACAGGCAGAGGTAGAAATTGCCTATGCGATGGATCCTTGCATCCTCCGCAAGGCCTGCAAGAACGAGACTGAAATCTCGGGCACCAAACAGGCCCATATCCGCGACGCGCAGGCGATGGTGCGCTTCCTCGCCTGGCTTGACGCCCAAACCCCCGGCACCTTCACGGAAATCGACGTGGCCACAAGCCTGGAAGGCTTCCGCGCGCAAACCAACGCGCTGCGCGACGTCAGCTTTGAAACCATCTCTGGCGCGGGACCCAACGGGGCCATTGTGCATTACCGCGTGACCGACGACACCAACCGCACCGTCAAAGACGGCGACCTGATGCTGGTGGATTCAGGTGGGCAATATGTCGACGGCACCACCGACATCACCCGCACCATCCCCATCGGCCAGCCGACGGAGGAGCAAAAGAAGTGCTTCACGCTGGTGCTGCAAGGCATGATCGCCATCAGTCAAGCCCGCTTCCCGCGCGGCGTGGCGGGCCGTGATCTGGATGCGCTCGCCCGCGCGCCGCTTTGGCGGCATGGTCTGGATTACGATCACGGCACCGGCCACGGTGTCGGCACCTACCTGTCGGTCCATGAGGGTCCGCAACGCCTCAGCCGGATGTCCGAGGTGCCGCTGAAGGAAGGCATGATCCTGTCTAATGAGCCCGGCTACTACCGCGAAGGCGCGTTCGGCATCCGCATAGAAAACCTGATCGTGGTGCAGCAAGCGGCCAAACTAGGCGACAACCGCGACCAGTTGAGTTTTGAAACCATCACATGGGTCCCGATTGACCGCCGCCTGATTGCCACCGACATGCTTGCCCCGCATGAGCGCGACTGGATCAATGCCTATCACGCAGAAATCGCTAACAAAATTAGCGTTGAGGGGGCCGCAAAGGATTGGCTGGAGGCCGCCACGGCGCCGCTTTAGCCGCATTCGTGGTGCGACACCATGGATCGATTCATGACCTTGTGCCGCTGGGCGTAATCCTGTCATGTGGCGCCTCTATTCATTCACGCGCAAATTTCTTCGAGGGAGGGTTCGTCGGATGTCCGATCATATCAAGTTGCAGGGTGCCAGTGGCACATATTCCATCCGCGCGGCGGGGGCCGTGTTGGGGGAAAGCTCAAATGTGATTGAATTGCGCGAGGGCGATTACGCGCCCGTGCTTTATGTCCCACGTGCCGATCTCGCTATGGCATTCTTTGACAAAACCGATCAAAGCACACATTGCCCGCACAAGGGCGATGCCAGCTACTACACAATCCAGGCCAAAAGCGGCCCGATTGCCAATGCGGCATGGTCCTATGAAACCCCGACACCGGGCCTGGAATCCATCGCGGGACATCTGGCGTTTTACAACGACAAAGTCACCGTCGAAGAGACCTAGGAATGCTCCTCGGCCGCCGTGGCGGCTAAGGCGCGGTTATACTGCTTCAGGGCGTCCACCTGAAAGAGCGCCCCCAAGATGGTGGGCGGTTCACCTTCCGCACCCAGCGTCACAACCGGCAGGAAGGCGCGGTTGGTGTCCTCAAAAATGGGCATCGCGTCTTCCAACGTCGCGTTGGGACCGATGAACACGCCCTCTTCGATCACTTGCCAGACCAGGTCGTCATCGGCCGCTTGCGGATGGTCGGGCCCGCGCATCACGTTGTTGACGCGGAACATCGACAGCAGATAGGCCTGCGGCCCGGCCGCCAGATGCACCCCGCGCCGCTCCAGCTGCGTCAGAAAGAAGGACCGGTCGACTAGCTTGCTGGACAGCGCGCTGGATAGCGACACCGCCACCATCACTGCCAAACCGGTCTGCCAGTCCCCAGTCAGCTCAAAGACAATCAACGTGGTGGATATGGGCGCGCCCAGCACAGCTGCCGCAACCGCACCCATTCCCGCAAGCGCATATAGCGTCTCTGACCCGGACACATCGGGGAACACCCCCGTTGCAATCAAGCCGAAAGACAGCCCGGTCAGCGCGCCAACCATGAGGGACGGCGAAAACACCCCACCCCCCATGCGCCCCGCCATCGTGATGGCAACCGCGATGACCTTCAGCACAGTGAAGATCACCGCCTCATAGAGGAACAGCTCGCCTGTCAAGGCCGCCGAGGTGGTTCCGTATCCGACCCCTATGATATGCGGGAACCAGATGGCCAGCCCGCCCAGCAGCAATCCTGCCATGGCCGGGCGCAACCAACGCGGCATGCCTGTCGCCGCCTGAAATTTGGTCCCAATCGTGTCCGCCCAAAAGATGGCGCGCATCATCACCACGGCGGCCAATCCGCAGAGCAACCCCAGCATCAGGAAGGCGGGCAGTTCGCGGTAGAAGCCCAATGCCGACTCGACCGGCAGCATGAATTCCGTCACGTCCCCAAAAGTCAGTCTGCTGATGATGGTGCCTGCCGCACTGGCGATCACAATCGGGGCAAAGGCGTGCACCGCAAAATGGCGTAGTACGACCTCCAAAGCAAATAGCGCACCCGCAATCGGGGCATTAAAGCTGGCCGACACGGCGGCGGCCACGGCGCAGCCCAACAGGTCGCGCCCGGTGATACCATCTGCCTTGATCAGCCCAGACACCCAGCTGGATATTACGCCCGCCAGGTGCACCACTGGCCCCTCCCGCCCGGTTGAGCCACCAGAGGACAACGTGATCATCGACGCAAAGGCCGAAGCCAGCCCGGCGCGTTTCTCCACGCGCCCATTGTGCATGGCCGCGCCCTCAATCACTTCAGCCACCGACCGCGCCCGCCCGTCTGGGGTGAACAGATGCAGCACCACCCCGGTGATCAGCCCGCCCGCGACGGGGATCAGCAGGATGAAATACCATTCAAGGTCGGTCACAAATTCCTGCAAAGACCGCACGTCTTTGGCGTCGTACAGCACGCCCTGCAGCCACTCGATACTGATCCGGAACCCAGCCGCCGCTAGACCGGCGGCAATCCCGATCAGCAATGCGATGAACCAAAACTGCAGCTGCGACGGCCCCCGGTGGCGCATCACCGTCCAGCCCTTTTGGCAGGCTTCCACGACGTCGTTGATCTGTCCTCGCACGAAGGACGGCTTGGGGTCGGCCATCACACAGCCTCACGCTTTCCCTTGCGGCCGCACTGGCCTAACATCTGGCAAAACCACAGCAAGGCCAATGACATGACCGTTGCCGCAGCGATCTCGGAACTCCAATCCCTCTTAGGCGAAAGGCTCAACGTCTCCAAGTCCGATCGCGACATTCACGGCCGGTCCGAGGTATATTACCAACCCATGCCCCCCGACGCCGTGGCCTACCCCGAGACGACGCAAGAGGTCAGCGAGATCGTCAAAACCTGCGCGCGTCATGACTGCCCTGTCATCCCATGGGGCACCGGCACGTCGCTGGAGGGACACGCGCTCGCTCTGAAAGGCGGCGTCACCGTCGACTTCCAGCGCATGAACAAGGTCCTCGAGGTCAACGCCGAAGACATGGATTGCCGCGTGCAACCCGGCATCACCCGCATCGCGCTCAACGAGGACTTGCGCGCTACGGGGCTATTCTTTCCCGTCGATCCTGGCGCAAACGCGTCCATCGGTGGCATGGCCTCCACCCGCGCGTCGGGTACGACGACGGTGATGTACGGCACCATGGCCGACAATGTGATGGGGCTCGAAGTGGTGCTCGCCGATGGTCGCATCATCCGCACAGGCTCCCGCGCCCGCAAAACCTCGGCGGGCTATGACCTCACGCACCTCTTCGTGGGCTCGGAGGGCACGCTGGGCCTGATTACCGAGCTGACCCTCAAACTGCGAGGCCAGCCCGAGGCCATCTCTGCCGGTATCTGCGCCTTCAACAGCATTGAGGACGCCGTGCAATGCGTGATGAGCACCATCCAAATGGGCATCCCAATGGCCCGGATCGAGTTTGTCGACGCCGCCACAACCATGGCCTTCAACGCCTATTCCGGACGCGATATGCCCGAAAAACCGCATCTGCTGGTGGAATTCAACGGCTCCGACGCGTCCGTCAAAGAACAATCCGAACGCTTCGGCGAGATCGTCAAGGACCATGACGGGTCCGACTTCGAATGGGCCACAAGGCCTGAGGACCGCAACGCGCTCTGGAAGCTGCGCCATGACGGCTATTACGCGATCCTTGCGTCAAGAAAGGGCTGCACCGCCATGTCTACCGATATCTGCGTGCCGATCTCACGGCTCGCGGAGGCCGTCACCGAAACCCAAGACGACATCGCAGACAGCCCCCTGCCCGGCCCCATTCTAGGCCATGTCGGCGACGGCAATTTTCACGCCATCCTGATGATGGACCCCGACAACCCCGAGGAGCTCAAGGAAGCCAAACGCCTCGCCGACCGCATGGTCGACCGCGCCCTCGATATGGGCGGTACGGTGACGGGCGAGCACGGCGTCGGCATGGGCAAAATGAAGTACATGACCCGCGAGCACGGCGACGCCTGGTCCGTCATGTCAGACATCAAACGCAGCTTTGATCCGCAAAACATCCTGAACCCCGGCAAAATGGTGCAGATAAACTAGGCGCAACCCACCCCCATCATTGTTCCAAAAATATCCCCGCCGAAGGCAATTTTCTTCATCGAAGAAAATTCGAATTCCTTCGCAGAAGGAATTTGCGCCCAGCATCACCCGTCTAGCGACGCCCCTGCCGCGTCTGCCATCCGGTCAAGGCAGCGGCGTATCTTCTGTGCCGCCTATCGGCCCGTATTCGGGGTAGAACTCTGCAGCGCTGTAGTTAAGCGCCCGCTGCTGGCGGTTCATCCGGTTTAGTTTCTCCGAGAATGTCTCCTTGCGGTCCTCCAGCATAA is from uncultured Litoreibacter sp. and encodes:
- the cobT gene encoding cobaltochelatase subunit CobT; this encodes MAQNDNPADPFKKALAEATKTLANDPDLGVSYSVDPPGMTNDQVRLPQVTRRMTKDEVLLARGTADAYALRRRFHNTQTSNRYEPQGNMARDLYDAMETARCEAMGARTMPGTAGNIDAKIGNEADRKGYGQITEAGQAPLSVAAGYLIRHLATGRDLPPAASNVMNLWKDFIEGAAGGTLDNLQDVLSDQAQFAKFARQIIDDLGYGDQLGDDPDDINEDQEDEASQDEDQADQDDEANPDKEDNSEDADASGEQSQEEQKDASQATVQLDDMADAEMGDEAEMPEGEAPMDPPPPAPHSEADENYIVYSTEFDEEIKAEDLAEPAELERLRAYLDQQLEPLKGAVSRLANKLQRRLQAQQNRSWEFDLEEGILDAGRLARVIVSPTTPLSFKVEKDTEFRDTCVTLLLDNSGSMRGRPISIAAICADVLARTLERCQVKTEILGFTTRAWKGGQSRENWLNDGRPQAPGRLNDLRHIIYKSADAPWRRARPNLGLMMKEGLLKENIDGEALEWAHRRMVGRPESRKILMVISDGAPVDDSTLSVNPANYLEKHLRDVIAMVEKRKAVELIAVGIGHDVTRYYDRAVTITDVEQLAGAMTEQLAALFDSDPRARARVMGMKRAS
- a CDS encoding aminopeptidase P family protein, which translates into the protein MFQTFQATTSPEQGPPRLKALREALEKEGFDAFIVPRADAHQGEYVADRDARLSWLTGFTGSAGFCIVLQDIAGVFVDGRYRVQVKEQVDTSYFTPVHWPETKPEDWLKEKLTSGKVAFDPWLFTKLQIDEITEGLKGTDITLVPSANFVDAIWEDQPAAPAGKVEAYPIELSGKRSPDKRQEIAEKLRDKGHTAAILTLPDSICWLLNIRGTDIPRIPIVQCFAVIHADARVDLFIDQTRVDHLGPDPAITVKPPDSFADAIAQLDGPVRVGAGSAPLAVSQILQQAEVEIAYAMDPCILRKACKNETEISGTKQAHIRDAQAMVRFLAWLDAQTPGTFTEIDVATSLEGFRAQTNALRDVSFETISGAGPNGAIVHYRVTDDTNRTVKDGDLMLVDSGGQYVDGTTDITRTIPIGQPTEEQKKCFTLVLQGMIAISQARFPRGVAGRDLDALARAPLWRHGLDYDHGTGHGVGTYLSVHEGPQRLSRMSEVPLKEGMILSNEPGYYREGAFGIRIENLIVVQQAAKLGDNRDQLSFETITWVPIDRRLIATDMLAPHERDWINAYHAEIANKISVEGAAKDWLEAATAPL
- a CDS encoding DUF427 domain-containing protein, yielding MSDHIKLQGASGTYSIRAAGAVLGESSNVIELREGDYAPVLYVPRADLAMAFFDKTDQSTHCPHKGDASYYTIQAKSGPIANAAWSYETPTPGLESIAGHLAFYNDKVTVEET
- a CDS encoding chloride channel protein, whose translation is MADPKPSFVRGQINDVVEACQKGWTVMRHRGPSQLQFWFIALLIGIAAGLAAAGFRISIEWLQGVLYDAKDVRSLQEFVTDLEWYFILLIPVAGGLITGVVLHLFTPDGRARSVAEVIEGAAMHNGRVEKRAGLASAFASMITLSSGGSTGREGPVVHLAGVISSWVSGLIKADGITGRDLLGCAVAAAVSASFNAPIAGALFALEVVLRHFAVHAFAPIVIASAAGTIISRLTFGDVTEFMLPVESALGFYRELPAFLMLGLLCGLAAVVMMRAIFWADTIGTKFQAATGMPRWLRPAMAGLLLGGLAIWFPHIIGVGYGTTSAALTGELFLYEAVIFTVLKVIAVAITMAGRMGGGVFSPSLMVGALTGLSFGLIATGVFPDVSGSETLYALAGMGAVAAAVLGAPISTTLIVFELTGDWQTGLAVMVAVSLSSALSSKLVDRSFFLTQLERRGVHLAAGPQAYLLSMFRVNNVMRGPDHPQAADDDLVWQVIEEGVFIGPNATLEDAMPIFEDTNRAFLPVVTLGAEGEPPTILGALFQVDALKQYNRALAATAAEEHS
- a CDS encoding FAD-linked oxidase C-terminal domain-containing protein → MTVAAAISELQSLLGERLNVSKSDRDIHGRSEVYYQPMPPDAVAYPETTQEVSEIVKTCARHDCPVIPWGTGTSLEGHALALKGGVTVDFQRMNKVLEVNAEDMDCRVQPGITRIALNEDLRATGLFFPVDPGANASIGGMASTRASGTTTVMYGTMADNVMGLEVVLADGRIIRTGSRARKTSAGYDLTHLFVGSEGTLGLITELTLKLRGQPEAISAGICAFNSIEDAVQCVMSTIQMGIPMARIEFVDAATTMAFNAYSGRDMPEKPHLLVEFNGSDASVKEQSERFGEIVKDHDGSDFEWATRPEDRNALWKLRHDGYYAILASRKGCTAMSTDICVPISRLAEAVTETQDDIADSPLPGPILGHVGDGNFHAILMMDPDNPEELKEAKRLADRMVDRALDMGGTVTGEHGVGMGKMKYMTREHGDAWSVMSDIKRSFDPQNILNPGKMVQIN